A genomic region of Staphylococcus roterodami contains the following coding sequences:
- a CDS encoding ATP-dependent Clp protease ATP-binding subunit, whose protein sequence is MLFGRLTERAQRVLAHAQEEAIRLNHSNIGTEHLLLGLMKEPEGIAAKVLESFNITEDKVVEEVEKLIGHGQDHVGTLHYTPRAKKVIELSMDEARKLHHNFVGTEHILLGLIRENEGVAARVFANLDLNITKARAQVVKALGNPEMSNKNAQATKANSTPTLDSLARDLTVIAKDGTLDPVIGRDKEITRVIEVLSRRTKNNPVLIGEPGVGKTAIAEGLAQAIVNNEVPETLKDKRVMSLDMGTVVAGTKYRGEFEERLKKVMEEIQQAGNVILFIDELHTLVGAGGAEGAIDASNILKPALARGELQCIGATTLDEYRKNIEKDAALERRFQPVQVDEPSVVDTVAILKGLRDRYEAHHRINISDEAIEAAVKLSNRYVSDRFLPDKAIDLIDEASSKVRLKSHTTPNNLKEIEQEIEKVKNEKDAAVHAQEFENAANLRDKQTKLEKQYEEAKNEWKNAQNGMSTSLSEEDIAEVIAGWTGIPLTKINETESEKLLSLEDTLHERVIGQKDAVNSISKAVRRARAGLKDPKRPIGSFIFLGPTGVGKTELARALAESMFGDDDAMIRVDMSEFMEKHAVSRLVGAPPGYVGHDDGGQLTEKVRRKPYSVILFDEIEKAHPDVFNILLQVLDDGHLTDTKGRTVDFRNTIIIMTSNVGAQELQDQRFAGFGGSSDGQDYETIRKTMLKELKNSFRPEFLNRVDDIIVFHKLTKEELKEIVTMMVNKLTNRLSEQNINIVVTDKAKDKIAEEGYDPEYGARPLIRAIQKTIEDNLSELILDGNKIEGKKVTVDHDGKKFKYDIGEESSETIETSKA, encoded by the coding sequence ATGTTATTTGGTAGATTAACTGAACGTGCGCAGCGAGTGTTAGCACATGCTCAAGAAGAAGCAATTCGTTTAAATCATTCAAACATAGGTACAGAACATTTATTATTAGGTTTAATGAAAGAACCCGAAGGAATTGCTGCAAAAGTATTAGAAAGTTTTAACATTACTGAAGATAAAGTAGTTGAAGAAGTTGAAAAGTTAATTGGACATGGTCAAGATCATGTTGGAACTTTGCATTACACACCTAGAGCTAAAAAAGTAATTGAATTGTCTATGGATGAGGCTAGAAAGTTACATCATAATTTTGTCGGAACAGAACATATTTTATTAGGTTTAATCCGTGAAAATGAAGGTGTTGCTGCAAGAGTATTTGCAAATCTTGATTTAAATATTACAAAAGCACGTGCACAAGTTGTAAAAGCTTTAGGAAATCCGGAAATGAGTAATAAAAATGCACAAGCAACTAAAGCTAATAGCACGCCTACATTAGATAGTTTAGCGCGTGATTTAACTGTCATTGCTAAAGATGGTACATTAGATCCTGTTATTGGACGCGATAAAGAAATTACACGTGTTATCGAAGTGTTAAGTAGACGTACTAAAAACAATCCAGTACTTATTGGAGAACCAGGCGTTGGTAAAACTGCTATCGCAGAAGGATTGGCGCAAGCAATTGTGAATAACGAAGTTCCTGAGACATTAAAAGATAAAAGAGTTATGTCATTAGATATGGGAACAGTTGTTGCAGGTACAAAATATCGTGGTGAGTTTGAAGAACGTTTAAAAAAAGTTATGGAAGAAATTCAACAAGCAGGTAATGTAATTCTGTTTATTGATGAATTGCATACTTTAGTTGGTGCTGGTGGTGCAGAAGGTGCAATAGATGCATCTAACATTCTAAAACCAGCATTAGCACGTGGTGAATTGCAATGTATTGGTGCTACAACTTTAGATGAATATCGTAAAAACATTGAAAAAGATGCAGCCTTAGAACGTCGATTCCAACCAGTACAAGTTGATGAACCTTCAGTTGTTGATACAGTAGCTATTTTAAAAGGTTTAAGAGACCGATATGAAGCACATCATCGTATCAATATTTCAGATGAAGCTATCGAAGCGGCCGTTAAATTAAGTAATAGATATGTTTCTGATCGCTTCCTACCAGACAAAGCAATTGATTTAATTGATGAAGCAAGCTCTAAAGTTAGGCTTAAAAGTCACACGACTCCTAACAATTTAAAAGAAATTGAACAAGAAATTGAAAAAGTCAAAAATGAAAAAGATGCAGCAGTACATGCGCAAGAGTTTGAAAATGCTGCTAATTTACGTGATAAACAAACAAAACTTGAGAAACAATATGAAGAAGCTAAAAATGAATGGAAAAATGCGCAAAATGGCATGTCAACGTCTTTATCAGAAGAAGATATTGCTGAAGTCATTGCAGGATGGACAGGTATCCCATTGACTAAAATCAATGAAACAGAATCTGAAAAACTTCTTAGTCTTGAAGATACGTTACATGAGAGAGTTATTGGTCAAAAAGATGCGGTTAATTCTATTAGTAAGGCAGTTAGACGTGCACGTGCAGGATTGAAAGATCCGAAACGTCCAATTGGTAGTTTTATTTTCCTTGGTCCAACTGGTGTTGGTAAAACAGAATTAGCTAGAGCTTTAGCGGAATCAATGTTTGGTGATGATGATGCAATGATTCGTGTTGACATGAGTGAATTTATGGAAAAACACGCTGTGAGTCGTTTAGTCGGTGCACCTCCAGGATATGTAGGACATGATGATGGTGGACAGTTAACTGAAAAAGTTAGACGTAAACCATATTCTGTAATCTTATTCGATGAAATTGAAAAAGCACATCCTGATGTATTTAATATTTTATTACAAGTTCTTGATGATGGGCATTTAACAGATACGAAAGGTCGTACAGTTGATTTTAGAAACACGATTATAATTATGACTTCAAATGTTGGTGCTCAAGAATTACAAGATCAACGCTTTGCAGGATTCGGTGGATCAAGTGATGGACAAGACTATGAAACTATTCGTAAAACAATGTTGAAAGAATTGAAAAACTCATTCCGCCCAGAATTTTTAAACCGTGTTGATGATATTATTGTATTCCACAAATTAACAAAAGAAGAACTAAAAGAAATCGTTACAATGATGGTTAATAAATTAACTAATCGTTTGTCAGAACAAAATATTAATATTGTAGTTACAGATAAAGCAAAAGATAAAATCGCTGAAGAAGGATATGATCCTGAATATGGTGCAAGACCATTGATTAGAGCAATTCAAAAAACTATCGAAGATAATTTAAGTGAATTGATTTTAGATGGCAATAAAATTGAAGGTAAAAAAGTTACGGTGGACCATGATGGAAAAAAATTCAAATACGACATCGGTGAAGAATCTTCTGAAACTATAGAAACTTCAAAAGCATAA
- the radA gene encoding DNA repair protein RadA: MAKKKVVFECMACGYQSPKWMGKCPNCGAWNQMEEIVEKAANPKHGVKTKELAGKVQKLNSIKHETTPRVLTDSAEFNRVLGGGIVSGSLVLIGGDPGIGKSTLLLQICASLSQKKKVLYITGEESLNQTKLRAERLDEDSSELQVLAETDLEVIYQTVKEEQPDLLVVDSIQTIYHPEISSAPGSVSQVRESTQSLMNIAKQMNIATFIVGHVTKEGQIAGPRLLEHMVDTVLYFEGDEHHAYRILRAVKNRFGSTNEMGIFEMKQSGLKGVNNPSEMFLEERSTNVPGSTIVATMEGTRPLLIEVQALVTPTTFNNPRRMATGIDHNRLSLLMAVLEKKENYLLQQQDAYIKVAGGVKLTEPAVDLSVIVATASSFKDKAVDGLDCYIGEVGLTGEVRRVSRIEQRVQEAAKLGFKRAIIPKNNIGGWTYPEGIQVIGVTSVHEALSFALHS; encoded by the coding sequence TTGGCCAAGAAAAAAGTGGTTTTTGAATGTATGGCTTGTGGTTATCAATCTCCTAAATGGATGGGAAAATGTCCCAATTGTGGTGCTTGGAATCAAATGGAGGAAATTGTTGAAAAAGCTGCCAATCCAAAGCATGGAGTAAAAACAAAAGAATTAGCTGGTAAAGTACAAAAATTAAATAGCATTAAACATGAAACGACACCGAGAGTGTTGACGGATTCTGCAGAATTCAACCGCGTATTAGGTGGCGGTATTGTTAGCGGATCACTTGTCTTGATAGGTGGAGATCCAGGTATTGGTAAGTCAACGTTACTGTTACAAATTTGTGCTTCTTTATCACAAAAGAAAAAAGTGTTATATATTACGGGGGAAGAATCCCTTAATCAAACGAAACTTCGAGCAGAGCGTTTAGATGAAGACTCTAGTGAATTGCAAGTATTAGCAGAAACAGATTTAGAAGTTATTTATCAAACAGTTAAAGAGGAACAACCAGACTTGCTAGTAGTTGATTCTATACAAACGATTTATCATCCCGAAATTAGTTCGGCACCGGGTTCTGTTTCACAAGTTCGTGAAAGTACACAAAGTTTAATGAACATTGCAAAACAAATGAATATTGCAACTTTTATTGTTGGACATGTAACGAAAGAAGGTCAAATTGCAGGACCTAGATTACTTGAACATATGGTAGATACAGTACTTTATTTTGAAGGTGATGAACATCATGCATATCGAATTTTACGTGCTGTTAAAAACCGTTTTGGTTCTACAAATGAAATGGGTATTTTTGAAATGAAACAAAGTGGATTAAAAGGTGTTAATAATCCGTCTGAAATGTTTTTAGAAGAACGTTCTACAAATGTTCCTGGGTCAACAATTGTTGCAACGATGGAAGGTACCAGACCGCTTTTAATAGAAGTACAAGCACTTGTAACACCGACAACATTTAATAATCCAAGAAGAATGGCAACGGGAATTGATCATAATCGACTTAGCTTACTAATGGCTGTTTTAGAAAAGAAAGAAAATTATCTATTACAGCAACAAGATGCTTATATCAAAGTCGCAGGTGGTGTGAAATTAACAGAGCCAGCTGTTGATTTAAGTGTAATTGTAGCTACCGCATCAAGCTTTAAAGATAAAGCAGTTGATGGTTTAGATTGTTACATTGGAGAAGTTGGTTTAACGGGTGAGGTACGTCGAGTATCTCGAATAGAACAACGTGTACAAGAAGCCGCAAAGTTAGGATTCAAACGTGCAATTATTCCGAAAAATAATATTGGTGGATGGACATATCCAGAAGGGATTCAAGTCATTGGCGTAACTTCTGTACATGAAGCTCTTTCATTCGCTCTTCATTCATAA
- a CDS encoding PIN/TRAM domain-containing protein — protein sequence MNIVKLIVIIIYLIIGSALGIIVIPEIANDLGLQDSNLLKNHYVDGIIGSIFIFLVLGIFIRRFANAIRGLEHFIMRRSAVEILFATIGLIIGLLISVMVSFILESIGNSIFNHFIPVIITILLCYFGFQFGLKKRDEMLMFLPENIARSMSQHTKSATPKIIDTSAIIDGRILEVIRCGFIDGNILIPQGVINELQIVADSNDSVKREKGKRGLDILNELYDLDYPTKVIHPTKSHSDIDTMLLKLAKQYHASIITTDFNLNKVCHVHGIKALNVNDLSEAIKPNVHQGDQLHILLTKMGKEPGQAVGYLDDGTMVVVDNAKNLIGSHVHLEVVSLLQTSSGRIVFAKKLDDTVTL from the coding sequence GTGAATATCGTTAAACTAATTGTAATTATTATTTACTTAATTATTGGGAGTGCATTAGGAATTATCGTTATTCCTGAAATTGCCAATGATCTTGGTTTGCAAGACTCAAATTTATTAAAAAATCACTATGTTGATGGGATAATTGGAAGTATTTTTATTTTCTTAGTCTTGGGCATATTTATTAGACGATTTGCGAATGCTATAAGAGGTTTAGAACATTTTATAATGCGTAGAAGCGCTGTTGAAATATTATTTGCTACGATAGGCTTAATCATTGGATTGCTGATATCTGTCATGGTTTCATTTATATTAGAATCAATTGGTAATTCTATTTTCAATCATTTCATTCCAGTTATAATTACAATATTATTATGCTATTTTGGTTTTCAATTCGGACTTAAAAAACGAGATGAAATGTTAATGTTTTTACCTGAAAATATCGCACGTTCTATGTCTCAACACACTAAAAGTGCAACACCAAAAATTATCGACACAAGCGCAATTATTGACGGACGAATTTTAGAGGTTATTCGTTGCGGTTTTATCGATGGCAATATTTTAATTCCACAAGGTGTGATTAATGAATTGCAAATTGTTGCAGATTCGAATGACAGTGTAAAACGAGAAAAAGGTAAAAGAGGGTTGGACATATTGAATGAATTGTATGACTTGGATTATCCAACAAAAGTTATACATCCAACTAAATCACATAGTGACATCGACACGATGTTATTAAAATTGGCAAAGCAATATCATGCAAGCATTATTACAACAGATTTTAATTTGAATAAAGTTTGTCATGTACATGGCATAAAAGCATTAAATGTTAATGATCTATCAGAAGCAATTAAACCAAATGTACATCAAGGAGATCAGCTACATATTTTATTAACAAAGATGGGCAAAGAGCCTGGTCAAGCTGTTGGATATTTGGATGATGGTACGATGGTTGTTGTTGATAATGCTAAAAATCTAATTGGAAGTCACGTTCATTTAGAAGTAGTAAGTCTTTTGCAAACATCTTCAGGAAGAATTGTATTTGCTAAAAAATTAGATGATACAGTCACTTTATAA
- the gltX gene encoding glutamate--tRNA ligase, producing the protein MSDRIRVRYAPSPTGYLHIGNARTALFNYLFAKHYNGDFVIRIEDTDKKRNLEDGETSQFDNLKWLGLDWDESVDKDKGFGPYRQSERQHIYQPLIDQLLAEDKAYKCYMTEEELEAEREAQIARGEMPRYGGQHAHLTEEQRQQFEAEGRQPSIRFRVPQNQTYAFDDMVKGNISFDSNGIGDWVIVKKDGIPTYNFAVAIDDHYMEISDVIRGDDHISNTPKQIMIYEAFGWEPPRFGHMSLIVNEERKKLSKRDGQILQFIEQYRDLGYLPEALFNFIALLGWSPEGEEEIFSKDEFIKIFDEKRLSKSPAFFDKQKLAWVNNQYMKQKDTETVFQLALPHLVKANLIPENASEEDLEWGRKLIGLYQKEMSYAGEIVPLSEMFFKEMPALGEEEQQVIDGEQVPELMTHLYSKLEALETFESAEIKKTIKEVQKETGIKGKQLFMPIRVAVTGQMHGPELPNTIEVLGKDKVLSRLKQYI; encoded by the coding sequence ATGAGTGACCGCATAAGAGTAAGATATGCACCAAGTCCAACTGGATACCTTCATATTGGTAACGCAAGAACTGCGTTATTTAATTACTTGTTTGCAAAACATTACAATGGAGATTTCGTCATCCGCATTGAAGATACGGATAAAAAACGTAACCTTGAAGATGGTGAAACATCCCAATTTGATAATTTAAAATGGTTAGGTTTAGATTGGGATGAGTCAGTAGATAAAGACAAAGGATTCGGACCATACCGACAATCTGAGCGTCAACATATCTATCAACCACTAATAGATCAATTATTAGCGGAAGACAAAGCTTATAAATGCTATATGACTGAAGAAGAATTGGAAGCGGAACGCGAAGCTCAAATTGCACGTGGTGAAATGCCTCGCTATGGTGGTCAACATGCGCATTTGACTGAAGAACAACGCCAACAATTTGAAGCTGAAGGACGTCAGCCATCAATTCGTTTCCGAGTACCTCAAAATCAAACATACGCATTTGATGATATGGTAAAAGGAAATATCTCATTTGATTCAAATGGTATTGGAGATTGGGTAATCGTTAAAAAAGACGGTATTCCAACATATAACTTTGCAGTAGCTATTGATGATCACTATATGGAAATTTCAGATGTTATTCGTGGTGATGATCATATTTCAAATACGCCTAAACAAATCATGATTTATGAAGCATTTGGCTGGGAACCACCTCGTTTTGGTCATATGTCACTAATTGTAAATGAAGAACGTAAAAAGTTAAGTAAGCGTGATGGACAAATCTTACAATTTATTGAGCAATATCGTGATTTAGGATACTTACCAGAAGCGTTGTTCAATTTTATTGCGTTATTAGGATGGTCTCCTGAAGGTGAAGAAGAAATCTTTTCAAAAGATGAATTCATCAAAATTTTTGATGAAAAGCGTTTATCAAAATCACCAGCATTTTTCGATAAGCAAAAATTAGCGTGGGTTAATAACCAATATATGAAGCAAAAAGATACTGAAACAGTATTCCAATTAGCATTACCACATTTAGTTAAAGCAAATTTAATACCTGAGAATGCGTCTGAAGAAGATTTGGAATGGGGACGTAAACTTATCGGACTTTATCAAAAAGAAATGAGTTATGCAGGAGAAATTGTGCCTTTATCAGAAATGTTCTTTAAAGAAATGCCAGCTTTAGGTGAAGAAGAGCAACAAGTGATTGATGGTGAACAAGTGCCAGAATTAATGACTCATTTATATAGTAAACTAGAAGCGCTTGAAACATTTGAGTCAGCAGAAATTAAAAAGACAATTAAAGAAGTACAAAAAGAAACAGGTATCAAAGGCAAACAATTATTTATGCCAATTCGAGTTGCTGTAACAGGTCAAATGCATGGGCCTGAATTACCAAATACTATTGAAGTGCTTGGTAAAGATAAAGTGTTAAGTCGTCTAAAACAGTACATTTAA
- the cysE gene encoding serine O-acetyltransferase: MILLKRMRDDIKMVFEQDPAARSTLEIITTYAGLHAVWSHLIAHKLYNQKKYVAARAISQISRFFTGIEIHPGAKIGKRLFIDHGMGVVIGETCTIGDNVTIYQGVTLGGTGKEKGKRHPDIGDNVLIAAGAKVLGNIKINSNVNIGANSVVLQSVPSYSTVVGIPGHIVKQDGVRVGKTFDHRNLPDPIYEQIKHLERQLEKTRNGEIQDDYII; the protein is encoded by the coding sequence ATGATCTTGTTAAAAAGAATGAGAGACGACATAAAAATGGTATTTGAGCAGGATCCAGCGGCACGTTCAACATTAGAAATTATTACAACATATGCCGGGTTACATGCAGTATGGAGTCATTTGATTGCACATAAATTATACAATCAAAAAAAATATGTTGCAGCACGCGCAATATCTCAAATTTCAAGATTTTTTACAGGTATAGAAATTCATCCAGGTGCTAAAATTGGTAAGCGTCTATTTATTGACCACGGTATGGGTGTAGTGATTGGTGAAACATGCACAATCGGTGATAATGTGACAATTTATCAAGGAGTTACACTTGGGGGTACAGGGAAAGAAAAAGGGAAAAGACATCCGGATATCGGAGATAATGTTTTAATCGCAGCAGGTGCTAAAGTTTTAGGTAATATAAAAATAAATTCAAATGTAAATATTGGAGCAAATTCAGTTGTTTTACAATCGGTACCAAGTTATTCAACAGTCGTTGGCATACCAGGGCATATTGTTAAACAAGATGGTGTCAGAGTTGGCAAAACATTCGACCACCGTAACCTACCAGATCCAATTTATGAACAAATTAAGCATTTAGAACGACAACTTGAAAAGACTAGGAATGGAGAGATTCAAGATGATTACATTATATAA
- the cysS gene encoding cysteine--tRNA ligase gives MITLYNTLTRQKEVFKPIEPGKVKMYVCGPTVYNYIHIGNARPAINYDVVRRYFEYQGYDVEYVSNFTDVDDKLIKRSQELNQSVPEIAEKYIAAFHEDVGALNVKKATSNPRVMDHMDDIIKFIKELVDQGYAYESGGDVYFRTRKFDGYGKLSHQSIDDLKVGARIDAGEHKEDALDFTLWKKAKPGEISWDSPFGEGRPGWHIECSVMAFHELGATIDIHAGGSDLQFPHHENEIAQSEAHNHAPFANYWMHNGFINIDNEKMSKSLGNFILVHDIIKEVDPDVLRFFMISVHYRSPINYNLELVESARSGLERIRNSYQLIEERAEIATNIENQQSYIEQIDIILNRFETVMNDDFNTANAITAWYDLAKLANKYVLENTTSTAVINKFKAVYQTFSDVLGVPLKSKNADELLDEDVEKLIEERNEARKNKDFARADEIRDMLKEQNIILEDTPQGVRFKRG, from the coding sequence ATGATTACATTATATAATACACTTACTCGTCAAAAAGAAGTGTTCAAACCAATAGAACCAGGGAAGGTAAAAATGTATGTATGTGGACCAACCGTATATAACTATATCCACATAGGTAATGCGAGACCGGCTATTAACTATGACGTAGTAAGACGTTACTTTGAATATCAAGGTTATGATGTAGAATATGTGTCTAACTTTACTGATGTAGACGATAAATTAATTAAACGTTCTCAAGAATTAAATCAATCAGTTCCAGAAATAGCAGAAAAATATATTGCAGCATTTCACGAAGATGTAGGTGCTTTAAATGTGAAGAAAGCAACATCAAATCCACGCGTGATGGATCACATGGATGATATTATCAAGTTTATTAAAGAACTAGTTGATCAAGGATATGCATATGAAAGCGGTGGCGATGTTTACTTTAGAACACGTAAATTTGATGGCTATGGCAAATTAAGTCATCAATCAATTGATGATTTAAAAGTTGGTGCGCGTATAGATGCAGGTGAACATAAGGAAGATGCATTGGACTTTACCTTATGGAAAAAAGCAAAACCAGGTGAAATAAGCTGGGATAGCCCATTCGGTGAAGGGCGTCCAGGCTGGCATATTGAATGTTCAGTTATGGCATTTCATGAACTAGGTGCAACGATAGATATTCATGCAGGTGGTTCGGATTTACAGTTTCCACATCATGAAAATGAAATTGCGCAATCAGAAGCACATAATCATGCACCGTTTGCTAATTATTGGATGCATAATGGTTTTATAAATATTGATAATGAAAAAATGAGTAAATCATTAGGTAACTTTATTTTAGTACACGACATTATTAAAGAAGTAGATCCTGATGTACTAAGATTCTTTATGATAAGTGTACATTATAGAAGTCCGATTAATTACAATTTAGAATTAGTAGAATCAGCTCGTAGCGGACTTGAACGTATTCGTAATAGTTATCAGTTAATCGAAGAGCGTGCCGAAATTGCTACTAATATTGAAAATCAACAGTCATATATTGAACAAATTGATATAATTTTAAATCGTTTTGAAACAGTTATGAATGATGATTTTAATACAGCTAACGCAATTACAGCATGGTATGATTTAGCAAAATTAGCTAATAAATATGTGCTTGAGAATACGACTTCCACAGCAGTCATTAATAAATTCAAAGCGGTGTATCAAACTTTTAGTGATGTGTTAGGTGTGCCATTAAAATCTAAAAATGCCGATGAATTATTAGATGAAGATGTTGAAAAATTAATCGAAGAACGTAATGAAGCTAGAAAAAACAAAGATTTTGCAAGAGCTGATGAGATTAGAGATATGTTGAAAGAACAAAATATTATTTTAGAAGACACACCTCAAGGAGTTAGATTTAAACGTGGATAA
- a CDS encoding Mini-ribonuclease 3 encodes MDNQQDYQIKLLNPLTLAYMGDAVLDQYVRNYIVMKLKSKPNKLHQMSKKYVSAKSQAQTLEYLIEHEWFTEEEMAILKRGRNAKSHTKAKNTDIQTYRKSSALEAVIGFLYLDKREERLEVLLNKIITIVNER; translated from the coding sequence GTGGATAACCAACAAGATTATCAAATAAAGTTATTAAATCCATTAACTCTAGCATACATGGGGGACGCAGTTTTAGATCAATATGTACGTAATTATATTGTTATGAAGCTTAAAAGTAAGCCGAATAAATTACATCAAATGTCAAAAAAATATGTATCTGCAAAAAGCCAAGCTCAGACGCTAGAATATCTAATTGAACATGAATGGTTTACAGAAGAAGAAATGGCGATTTTGAAGCGAGGACGTAATGCGAAAAGTCATACTAAAGCAAAAAATACCGATATTCAAACTTATCGTAAAAGTTCTGCATTGGAAGCTGTTATCGGGTTTCTTTATTTGGATAAGAGAGAAGAACGATTAGAGGTATTATTAAATAAAATTATAACCATAGTTAATGAAAGGTAG
- the rlmB gene encoding 23S rRNA (guanosine(2251)-2'-O)-methyltransferase RlmB: protein MEDTVIVGRHAVREAIITGHPINKILIQEGIKKQQINEILKNAKDQKIIVQTVPKSKLDFLANAPHQGVAALIAPYEYADFGQFLKQQKEKDGLSTVLILDGLEDPHNLGSILRTADATGVDGVIIPKRRSVTLTQTVAKASTGAIEHIPVIRVTNLAKTIDELKDNGFWVAGTEANNATDYRNLEADMSLAIVIGSEGQGMSRLVSDKCDFYIKIPMVGHVNSLNASVAASLMMYEVFRKRHDVGEI, encoded by the coding sequence ATGGAAGATACAGTTATTGTTGGTAGGCATGCTGTTAGAGAAGCAATTATTACAGGACACCCTATAAATAAAATATTGATTCAAGAAGGTATAAAAAAACAACAAATCAATGAAATTTTAAAAAATGCTAAAGATCAAAAAATCATTGTCCAAACAGTACCAAAATCTAAATTAGATTTTTTAGCAAATGCACCTCATCAGGGTGTGGCAGCGCTCATTGCACCATACGAATATGCAGATTTCGGACAATTTTTAAAACAGCAAAAAGAGAAAGATGGTTTATCGACAGTACTTATATTAGACGGGTTAGAAGATCCGCACAATTTAGGGTCAATTTTAAGAACTGCAGATGCAACGGGTGTTGATGGTGTGATTATTCCTAAACGACGATCAGTTACTTTGACACAAACGGTTGCTAAAGCTTCAACTGGTGCGATAGAACATATCCCTGTAATAAGGGTAACTAATTTAGCTAAGACAATAGATGAACTTAAAGATAATGGTTTTTGGGTAGCGGGTACAGAAGCAAATAATGCTACAGACTATAGAAATCTTGAAGCGGATATGTCATTAGCAATTGTCATTGGTAGCGAAGGTCAAGGTATGAGTCGCTTAGTAAGTGACAAATGCGACTTCTACATTAAAATACCAATGGTAGGGCATGTGAACAGCCTAAATGCATCAGTTGCTGCAAGTTTAATGATGTACGAAGTATTTCGTAAAAGACATGACGTTGGAGAAATATAA
- a CDS encoding NYN domain-containing protein, producing the protein MKERYLIIDGYNMIGQSPTLSAIAKENLEEARLQLIDAIANYNAVISDEIICVFDAYEQSGIEREYMYHGVKTIFTKEKETADSFIERFVYELYDKHTKHITVVTSDMSEQHAIFGSGAYRISSREMWRDLKENEIDVSKSLDDISENKPRTRIPLSSEILAEFEKIRRGHHKK; encoded by the coding sequence ATGAAGGAACGTTACTTAATCATTGATGGATATAATATGATTGGTCAATCACCAACATTGAGCGCCATTGCGAAAGAAAATTTGGAAGAAGCACGGTTACAATTAATTGATGCAATTGCAAACTATAATGCAGTTATTTCAGATGAAATTATTTGTGTTTTCGATGCTTACGAGCAATCTGGTATCGAGAGAGAGTATATGTACCACGGTGTTAAAACGATTTTTACCAAAGAGAAAGAGACTGCAGATAGTTTTATTGAACGATTTGTGTATGAGCTCTACGACAAACATACAAAACACATTACAGTTGTTACTAGTGATATGAGTGAGCAACATGCAATTTTTGGATCTGGGGCATATCGGATTTCTTCAAGAGAAATGTGGAGAGATTTGAAAGAAAATGAAATCGACGTAAGTAAATCGTTAGATGATATTAGTGAAAATAAGCCAAGAACTAGAATTCCGCTTTCTTCTGAGATACTTGCAGAATTCGAAAAAATTCGACGAGGACATCATAAAAAGTAA
- a CDS encoding RNA polymerase sigma factor — MERYVSAHNNVGKVSNIVDENEFEKLITNLKPIIIRRMKRFGFQHHDLEDLYQEILIKIYRATKTFDFNGEQPFVNYVQCLITSVKYDYLRKCLASSKRMDNLVNEYKVIYPCALNHHDIERNYLNKLTVSELIYQFKHLSVFEKEVMYFICEQYKPREIARLMNVKEKTIYNAIQRCKSKIRQHFKMI, encoded by the coding sequence TTGGAAAGATATGTATCGGCGCACAATAATGTTGGAAAAGTCAGCAATATAGTTGACGAAAATGAATTTGAAAAGCTAATTACGAATTTGAAACCAATAATCATTCGACGTATGAAAAGATTTGGATTTCAACACCATGATTTGGAAGATTTATATCAAGAAATACTTATAAAGATATATAGAGCAACTAAAACATTTGATTTTAATGGTGAACAACCATTTGTGAATTATGTTCAATGTTTAATCACTTCAGTTAAATACGATTATTTAAGGAAGTGTTTAGCATCTTCTAAAAGAATGGATAACTTAGTAAATGAATATAAAGTTATATATCCATGTGCATTAAATCATCATGACATTGAAAGAAATTATTTAAATAAACTGACTGTCTCAGAGTTGATTTATCAGTTTAAACATTTAAGTGTATTTGAAAAGGAAGTAATGTATTTTATATGCGAACAATATAAGCCAAGAGAGATTGCCCGATTGATGAATGTTAAAGAAAAAACTATTTATAATGCAATTCAACGTTGTAAAAGTAAAATAAGACAGCATTTTAAAATGATTTGA